The sequence TTCCTCGGACCTTAAATCACGAAGGACTCGCCTACAAAAACACACACACAATAAAAACCCATAAACTAATTCCGCGTCACACCGCATATTTCGAAATTAGCACCAGCGAGAACTAAAAATTCCGCCTCTAGGCTATTAAAAAAAACTAAGAAACAATTAAAAATTAAAGCCCACCATCAATTTCCCGCATTAAAAATCGCCCACTAATTTAGCCCCAATCACCAGATCGAACAAACTCGCAATTTTTTAAGCGTTATGTGTCTGTCTGTCCATTTGCGAGATATTTTTATATAAAAAAAACACTTTCTGCCCTTGCTTAAATTAAAACCAATCGATGGCTTTAATTTCGTCGATGTAGTATTTTCATTTCTCCTCGTCTCCTTCCTCCCCTCGTCGCTTCTGTGTCCTTGAATTCCTCGCCGGAACACGGCCGGCGGGCGAGCGCGAAGGTCGCCGGAGAACCGTACCGGCCGCTCGCCTTTTCATGAGTTGTTCGTGCTGAGTTCCGGGCTGTGGGTGTGAACAATTCCGAGTTCCTGCGTCTCGTGATCGCGCCCGTGTCTGTGAACAGGCAGAGCTGCAGCCTCTGATGGTCACGGCCCGAACAGGGACGTGGCGGTAGCGTTATAGTCTGGAGCCCACGATGGAGATCACGGAGGCCTcgccggccccggccccggccccggcgccgATGCCGGAGACAACGCCGGTGCCGGCGAGCTCTCAGCCTGCGCCAGCGGCTCCGGCGGCTGCGCTTTCCTTGGCGACGGTAGCGGCGGGGAGGGGAGACGGGAAGAGGAAGCGGGGGAGGCCGCGGAAGTACGGGCCGGACGGGACCCCGCTGCTGCGGCCGCTGAACGCGACGCCGATCTCAGCGTCGGCGCCGGACGACGCGGGAGCGGGCCGGTACACGCCCGCGGCGGCCGTCGGCGCCGTCATGAAGCGGGGCAGGGGCCGCCCGGTCGGGTTCGTCAGCCGCGCCACGCCGATATCGATGGCGGTGACGGCCGCCGCGCCCACCCCGGCGGTGGTCGTGTCCGCGCCGACGCCCGCGCTGCACTCGCCGCTCGGGCCACTCGGTACGTCCTCCTCCCGTCCTCCGTCCTTTCCTTCCTTCCTCACGCCTCGTGTTCCTCAATCCTGAGAAATCTCGCCGTAAGATCCCTTCAATTTCGATCCGGGATTGGAGGTTTTTTTTTTTTGTCTGGGACTCTGGGTGGTGCGAAACTGACATGTTGCAACgttgtttattattattattattggtaGTCAAAAAAGAAACTGTGCCTTGTCGGAGCATAGTTGGTGAGAGTTGCTGTTCTAGGTAGTTGAACTGAAACTCTGAAAGAGACATGCAACTAGTTTCAGGTCAGGTTTTCTTGCTTGGTTGGACCAGCACTGGATATACGTACTCTTACTTCACTAGTGCTCATGTTTGTCTGAAGACATGTCGTCGGTTGGGTTGGGTATCCATGCCATGTTTTACCTGTGCTTTGCAAGTGATTTCAGGCTTCCGTTCTTCAGGCCGCGGCATGCTTCAACCCAATCTGATAGGTTTACCACTGAATAATTGTTGTTCATGCCTTGGTTTTATTAAACTAGTAACCTAGGGGAAAGAGAAAGAAGGACAAGGGAAACTGGAACTGCCTGTCATACATGTTCAGGGAATTACGGATTATGCCTGGATGTTGCACACTTGCAAGTTCAGTGGGAACCATATGACTGTAAATGTTATATTCACATTAGTTAATGTATGATATGATCAACTGTGTGGTCATAGGTGACCAGATTGAGTGGCTTGGAAGCCTATTTATTGATATTTAGTCGGACACATAACTATGGCTGACAGTGACAGCGATGTTAAACCACTTGATGTTTGCTCGGAGCATATTCCTTCCTTTCGGAGGGAAACAGATATATGTAGTTGAAAGTTGCTTGGGTGGATGGGACATGGGTTACGTGTGATATCTGCATTCTTTTAAGTGGTTTATGTGTGATATCTAGAGCATTAGTTGAATAAGATTGTTGTATGCATCATAGGGCTGCCATCTGCTACTCTTTGTACCCCCTTTGCGCTTAATAAAATGAAAGGCGTGCATCATATCCAAAGTAAGCATTCTCCTATGAGTTTCGTGTCATTCATCTCTGTGACATGATCTTTGGTGCTGGGCAGGTGAACTGGTAGCTTGTGCTTCTGGTGCCAACTTTACACCACATATTATTAATGTTGCTGCTGGTGAGGTAAGTATCATTTATGTCCTCTGCTGGGTAAAAGCACTGTACTTAATAGCTTGCTGCGCTTTATACGTTTGCTTCTTGATTGGTGTCATTTGCTCGAATTAGCATTCTTTAGAATTCACACATCTTCCTTTCTACAAGAGGTTTCGTTTTAATTTCATCGGTATTCTTACCAACTTTTTATCTTTTTTACTAGGATGTCAGCATGAAGGTCATATCTTTCTCCCAACAAGGTCCAAGGGCTATTTGCATTCTATCTGCCAATGGAGTTATCGCAAATGTTACACTGCGTCAACAAGACTCATTAGGTGGTACAGTTACTTATGAGGTTTGTCCAtattaacttatgaaattatatacaTATACATGTTAACAACTTTTTGGCCAGATTATTGTAGAATATACAGTAGCAGTAAAGCGCCCACGTTTCATTTAAGAAGTGAAGCTAATGAATGAACTTTAGTTCTTACTTACCATGCTACTTTCATGTTAACTATTACATTGAATTGCCACTTTTTtgttttacatttattccttaAAAGAGAGTTCTTTGATGTCTTTTTAGTAATACTAAAGGCCCTTTGTAACTAATTCCATACTCTTCATAGCCTTACATGTGAT is a genomic window of Zea mays cultivar B73 chromosome 5, Zm-B73-REFERENCE-NAM-5.0, whole genome shotgun sequence containing:
- the LOC100192880 gene encoding uncharacterized protein LOC100192880, which produces MEITEASPAPAPAPAPMPETTPVPASSQPAPAAPAAALSLATVAAGRGDGKRKRGRPRKYGPDGTPLLRPLNATPISASAPDDAGAGRYTPAAAVGAVMKRGRGRPVGFVSRATPISMAVTAAAPTPAVVVSAPTPALHSPLGPLGELVACASGANFTPHIINVAAGEDVSMKVISFSQQGPRAICILSANGVIANVTLRQQDSLGGTVTYEGRFELLSLSGSFTPTDSGGGTRSRSGGMSVSLAAADGRVIGGGVAGLLVAASPVQVVVGSFLPSYQLDQGANKKPVIEITTVPPAPVGFTISSGDMDDAYSGSQHPRSAAAKGGSTTTALFKVENWTAPAPAPDQARKAPAPEAKVPVPGG